From the Temnothorax longispinosus isolate EJ_2023e chromosome 6, Tlon_JGU_v1, whole genome shotgun sequence genome, one window contains:
- the LOC139814283 gene encoding tyrosine-protein phosphatase non-receptor type 11-like isoform X1, whose product MSRTNNYSMVSRRWFHPNITGLEAERLLMERGVDSSFLARPSSSNPGDFTLSVRRNGEVTHIKIKNAGDFYDLYGGEKFATLSELVQFYMENGGQLREKNGEIIELKIPLNCADPTTERWFHGHLSAKEAERLMLERGKNGSFLVRESQSKPGDFVLSVRTDDRVTHVMIRSQDNKYDVGGGHKFDSLSDLIEHYKRNPMVETSGSVVHLRQPFNATRINASSIESRVRQLHKENGCSNGWLCWNGTSGSSEDGVGKGKGKAGFWEEFESLQQQECRHMFSRKEGLRPENRAKNRYKNILPFDHTRVRLKNVDSDTPGADYINANYIRNKEGDETNTSVDSGGDDPSFGKCYIATQGCLLNTIQDFWHMVYQENTRVIVMTTKEIERGKNKCARYWPEEGETSEFGEWKVRAVARTSTADYTLREFLLQGTKSEFSESRRIYHYHFQAWPDHGVPSDPGCVLNFLHDVNARQESIAASLAPKEKDQEKDEPCIGPILVHCSAGIGRTGTFIVIDMILDQIKRHGLDCEIDIQRTVQRVRARRSGMVQTEAQYKFCYLAVLHYIETVSQRMQAEQKSLQLGREYTNIRYKSETNASTNAVVAETSTPTCTPTVPPTPAPTHHNLRPNYGKVLGNH is encoded by the exons ATGAGCCGTACGAATAACTACAGCATGGTATCTCGCAG GTGGTTTCACCCGAATATCACGGGTTTAGAGGCAGAACGGTTGTTGATGGAAAGAGGAGTTGACAGCTCGTTTCTAGCACGACCCAGTTCTTCAAATCCCGGTGACTTCACGCTGTCCGTCAG ACGAAATGGCGAAGTGactcatattaaaataaaaaacgcagGGGACTTCTACGATCTTTATGGCGGTGAAAAGTTCGCCACGCTTTCAGAATTGGTGCAGTTTTACATGGAAAACGGCGGACAATTACGCGAAAAGAACGGTGAAATTATCGAGCTTAAGATTCCTCTCAACTGCGCTGATCCTACGACCGAAAG gTGGTTCCATGGGCACTTGTCGGCAAAAGAAGCGGAGCGATTAATGTTGGAACGTGGGAAAAATGGATCTTTCTTGGTGCGTGAGTCTCAAAGCAAACCCGGTGATTTTGTGCTGTCGGTACGCACCGATGATCGTGTCACACACGTTATGATACGATCTCAG gATAACAAATACGACGTGGGTGGTGGTCACAAGTTTGATAGCCTTAGTGATTTAATAGAGCATTATAAACGAAATCCAATGGTTGAAACAAGTGGAAGCGTCGTCCATCTTCG GCAACCGTTCAATGCAACGCGTATTAATGCCAGTAGTATCGAAAGCAGAGTTAGACAATTACACAAAGAAAACGGTTGTTCCAATGGTTGGCTATGTTGGAATGGTACTAGCGGAAGCAGCGAGGATGGAGTGGGTAAAGGCAAAGGAAAGGCTGGTTTTTGGGAAGAATTCGAGTCGCTGCAGCAGCAGGAGTGCCGGCATATGTTTTCAAGAAAGGAAGGTTTACGTCCAGAAAATCGTGCCAAGAATCGTTATAAGAACATTTTACCATTTGACCATACTCGGGTACGACTAAAAAATGTGGACTCTGATACTCCTGGAGCCGATTATATTAACGCTAATTACATaagg AACAAAGAAGGCGATGAAACAAACACTAGCGTTGACAGTGGTGGTGACGATCCGTCATTTGGCAAATGTTACATAGCCACACAAGGTTGCCTTTTGAATACCATACAAGATTTCTGGCATATGGTCTACCAGGAGAATACTCGTGTGATTGTTATGACCACCAAGGAAATAGAGAGGGGAAAG aataAGTGCGCGCGTTATTGGCCGGAAGAAGGGGAAACTTCCGAATTCGGCGAATGGAAAGTGCGTGCTGTAGCTCGAACTTCGACCGCTGATTATACTCTGCGCGAGTTTCTCTTGCAAGGAACCAAATCGGAGTTTTCTGAGTCCAGGAGAATTTATCATTACCACTTTCAA GCATGGCCTGATCATGGCGTTCCATCAGATCCTGGTTGCGTATTGAACTTTTTACACGATGTAAACGCTAGGCAAGAATCAATTGCTGCATCTTTGGCTCCAAAGGAAAAGGATCAGGAAAAGGATGAACCATGCATAGGGCCAATTCTCGTCCACTGTAGTGCTGGAATTGGCAGGACCGGCACATTTATCGTTATTGACATGATTTTAGATCAAATTAAACGTCATG GACTGGACTGTGAAATTGACATTCAACGCACGGTACAGCGAGTACGTGCGCGAAGATCAGGAATGGTTCAGACGGAGGCGCAATACAAATTCTGCTATTTGGCTGTCCTTCATTACATCGAGACTGTATCTCAACGGATGCAAGCGGAACAG AAATCACTTCAGTTAGGCAGAGAATACACCAACATTCGTTACAAAAGCGAAACGAACGCTTCCACTAATGCTGTTGTGGCCGAAACCTCCACTCCCACTTGTACGCCAACAGTCCCTCCAACACCAGCACCCACTCACCATAATTTGAGGccaaa CTATGGCAAAGTTCTTGGCAACCATTAA
- the LOC139814283 gene encoding tyrosine-protein phosphatase non-receptor type 11-like isoform X2: MSRTNNYSMVSRRWFHPNITGLEAERLLMERGVDSSFLARPSSSNPGDFTLSVRRNGEVTHIKIKNAGDFYDLYGGEKFATLSELVQFYMENGGQLREKNGEIIELKIPLNCADPTTERWFHGHLSAKEAERLMLERGKNGSFLVRESQSKPGDFVLSVRTDDRVTHVMIRSQDNKYDVGGGHKFDSLSDLIEHYKRNPMVETSGSVVHLRQPFNATRINASSIESRVRQLHKENGCSNGWLCWNGTSGSSEDGVGKGKGKAGFWEEFESLQQQECRHMFSRKEGLRPENRAKNRYKNILPFDHTRVRLKNVDSDTPGADYINANYIRNKEGDETNTSVDSGGDDPSFGKCYIATQGCLLNTIQDFWHMVYQENTRVIVMTTKEIERGKNKCARYWPEEGETSEFGEWKVRAVARTSTADYTLREFLLQGTKSEFSESRRIYHYHFQAWPDHGVPSDPGCVLNFLHDVNARQESIAASLAPKEKDQEKDEPCIGPILVHCSAGIGRTGTFIVIDMILDQIKRHGLDCEIDIQRTVQRVRARRSGMVQTEAQYKFCYLAVLHYIETVSQRMQAEQKSLQLGREYTNIRYKSETNASTNAVVAETSTPTCTPTVPPTPAPTHHNLRPK, from the exons ATGAGCCGTACGAATAACTACAGCATGGTATCTCGCAG GTGGTTTCACCCGAATATCACGGGTTTAGAGGCAGAACGGTTGTTGATGGAAAGAGGAGTTGACAGCTCGTTTCTAGCACGACCCAGTTCTTCAAATCCCGGTGACTTCACGCTGTCCGTCAG ACGAAATGGCGAAGTGactcatattaaaataaaaaacgcagGGGACTTCTACGATCTTTATGGCGGTGAAAAGTTCGCCACGCTTTCAGAATTGGTGCAGTTTTACATGGAAAACGGCGGACAATTACGCGAAAAGAACGGTGAAATTATCGAGCTTAAGATTCCTCTCAACTGCGCTGATCCTACGACCGAAAG gTGGTTCCATGGGCACTTGTCGGCAAAAGAAGCGGAGCGATTAATGTTGGAACGTGGGAAAAATGGATCTTTCTTGGTGCGTGAGTCTCAAAGCAAACCCGGTGATTTTGTGCTGTCGGTACGCACCGATGATCGTGTCACACACGTTATGATACGATCTCAG gATAACAAATACGACGTGGGTGGTGGTCACAAGTTTGATAGCCTTAGTGATTTAATAGAGCATTATAAACGAAATCCAATGGTTGAAACAAGTGGAAGCGTCGTCCATCTTCG GCAACCGTTCAATGCAACGCGTATTAATGCCAGTAGTATCGAAAGCAGAGTTAGACAATTACACAAAGAAAACGGTTGTTCCAATGGTTGGCTATGTTGGAATGGTACTAGCGGAAGCAGCGAGGATGGAGTGGGTAAAGGCAAAGGAAAGGCTGGTTTTTGGGAAGAATTCGAGTCGCTGCAGCAGCAGGAGTGCCGGCATATGTTTTCAAGAAAGGAAGGTTTACGTCCAGAAAATCGTGCCAAGAATCGTTATAAGAACATTTTACCATTTGACCATACTCGGGTACGACTAAAAAATGTGGACTCTGATACTCCTGGAGCCGATTATATTAACGCTAATTACATaagg AACAAAGAAGGCGATGAAACAAACACTAGCGTTGACAGTGGTGGTGACGATCCGTCATTTGGCAAATGTTACATAGCCACACAAGGTTGCCTTTTGAATACCATACAAGATTTCTGGCATATGGTCTACCAGGAGAATACTCGTGTGATTGTTATGACCACCAAGGAAATAGAGAGGGGAAAG aataAGTGCGCGCGTTATTGGCCGGAAGAAGGGGAAACTTCCGAATTCGGCGAATGGAAAGTGCGTGCTGTAGCTCGAACTTCGACCGCTGATTATACTCTGCGCGAGTTTCTCTTGCAAGGAACCAAATCGGAGTTTTCTGAGTCCAGGAGAATTTATCATTACCACTTTCAA GCATGGCCTGATCATGGCGTTCCATCAGATCCTGGTTGCGTATTGAACTTTTTACACGATGTAAACGCTAGGCAAGAATCAATTGCTGCATCTTTGGCTCCAAAGGAAAAGGATCAGGAAAAGGATGAACCATGCATAGGGCCAATTCTCGTCCACTGTAGTGCTGGAATTGGCAGGACCGGCACATTTATCGTTATTGACATGATTTTAGATCAAATTAAACGTCATG GACTGGACTGTGAAATTGACATTCAACGCACGGTACAGCGAGTACGTGCGCGAAGATCAGGAATGGTTCAGACGGAGGCGCAATACAAATTCTGCTATTTGGCTGTCCTTCATTACATCGAGACTGTATCTCAACGGATGCAAGCGGAACAG AAATCACTTCAGTTAGGCAGAGAATACACCAACATTCGTTACAAAAGCGAAACGAACGCTTCCACTAATGCTGTTGTGGCCGAAACCTCCACTCCCACTTGTACGCCAACAGTCCCTCCAACACCAGCACCCACTCACCATAATTTGAGGccaaa GTAA
- the LOC139814283 gene encoding tyrosine-protein phosphatase non-receptor type 11-like isoform X3 has protein sequence MERGVDSSFLARPSSSNPGDFTLSVRRNGEVTHIKIKNAGDFYDLYGGEKFATLSELVQFYMENGGQLREKNGEIIELKIPLNCADPTTERWFHGHLSAKEAERLMLERGKNGSFLVRESQSKPGDFVLSVRTDDRVTHVMIRSQDNKYDVGGGHKFDSLSDLIEHYKRNPMVETSGSVVHLRQPFNATRINASSIESRVRQLHKENGCSNGWLCWNGTSGSSEDGVGKGKGKAGFWEEFESLQQQECRHMFSRKEGLRPENRAKNRYKNILPFDHTRVRLKNVDSDTPGADYINANYIRNKEGDETNTSVDSGGDDPSFGKCYIATQGCLLNTIQDFWHMVYQENTRVIVMTTKEIERGKNKCARYWPEEGETSEFGEWKVRAVARTSTADYTLREFLLQGTKSEFSESRRIYHYHFQAWPDHGVPSDPGCVLNFLHDVNARQESIAASLAPKEKDQEKDEPCIGPILVHCSAGIGRTGTFIVIDMILDQIKRHGLDCEIDIQRTVQRVRARRSGMVQTEAQYKFCYLAVLHYIETVSQRMQAEQKSLQLGREYTNIRYKSETNASTNAVVAETSTPTCTPTVPPTPAPTHHNLRPNYGKVLGNH, from the exons ATGGAAAGAGGAGTTGACAGCTCGTTTCTAGCACGACCCAGTTCTTCAAATCCCGGTGACTTCACGCTGTCCGTCAG ACGAAATGGCGAAGTGactcatattaaaataaaaaacgcagGGGACTTCTACGATCTTTATGGCGGTGAAAAGTTCGCCACGCTTTCAGAATTGGTGCAGTTTTACATGGAAAACGGCGGACAATTACGCGAAAAGAACGGTGAAATTATCGAGCTTAAGATTCCTCTCAACTGCGCTGATCCTACGACCGAAAG gTGGTTCCATGGGCACTTGTCGGCAAAAGAAGCGGAGCGATTAATGTTGGAACGTGGGAAAAATGGATCTTTCTTGGTGCGTGAGTCTCAAAGCAAACCCGGTGATTTTGTGCTGTCGGTACGCACCGATGATCGTGTCACACACGTTATGATACGATCTCAG gATAACAAATACGACGTGGGTGGTGGTCACAAGTTTGATAGCCTTAGTGATTTAATAGAGCATTATAAACGAAATCCAATGGTTGAAACAAGTGGAAGCGTCGTCCATCTTCG GCAACCGTTCAATGCAACGCGTATTAATGCCAGTAGTATCGAAAGCAGAGTTAGACAATTACACAAAGAAAACGGTTGTTCCAATGGTTGGCTATGTTGGAATGGTACTAGCGGAAGCAGCGAGGATGGAGTGGGTAAAGGCAAAGGAAAGGCTGGTTTTTGGGAAGAATTCGAGTCGCTGCAGCAGCAGGAGTGCCGGCATATGTTTTCAAGAAAGGAAGGTTTACGTCCAGAAAATCGTGCCAAGAATCGTTATAAGAACATTTTACCATTTGACCATACTCGGGTACGACTAAAAAATGTGGACTCTGATACTCCTGGAGCCGATTATATTAACGCTAATTACATaagg AACAAAGAAGGCGATGAAACAAACACTAGCGTTGACAGTGGTGGTGACGATCCGTCATTTGGCAAATGTTACATAGCCACACAAGGTTGCCTTTTGAATACCATACAAGATTTCTGGCATATGGTCTACCAGGAGAATACTCGTGTGATTGTTATGACCACCAAGGAAATAGAGAGGGGAAAG aataAGTGCGCGCGTTATTGGCCGGAAGAAGGGGAAACTTCCGAATTCGGCGAATGGAAAGTGCGTGCTGTAGCTCGAACTTCGACCGCTGATTATACTCTGCGCGAGTTTCTCTTGCAAGGAACCAAATCGGAGTTTTCTGAGTCCAGGAGAATTTATCATTACCACTTTCAA GCATGGCCTGATCATGGCGTTCCATCAGATCCTGGTTGCGTATTGAACTTTTTACACGATGTAAACGCTAGGCAAGAATCAATTGCTGCATCTTTGGCTCCAAAGGAAAAGGATCAGGAAAAGGATGAACCATGCATAGGGCCAATTCTCGTCCACTGTAGTGCTGGAATTGGCAGGACCGGCACATTTATCGTTATTGACATGATTTTAGATCAAATTAAACGTCATG GACTGGACTGTGAAATTGACATTCAACGCACGGTACAGCGAGTACGTGCGCGAAGATCAGGAATGGTTCAGACGGAGGCGCAATACAAATTCTGCTATTTGGCTGTCCTTCATTACATCGAGACTGTATCTCAACGGATGCAAGCGGAACAG AAATCACTTCAGTTAGGCAGAGAATACACCAACATTCGTTACAAAAGCGAAACGAACGCTTCCACTAATGCTGTTGTGGCCGAAACCTCCACTCCCACTTGTACGCCAACAGTCCCTCCAACACCAGCACCCACTCACCATAATTTGAGGccaaa CTATGGCAAAGTTCTTGGCAACCATTAA